The proteins below come from a single Acidobacteriota bacterium genomic window:
- the pepE gene encoding dipeptidase PepE: MTYQRLLLLSNSKTEGFGYLDHAETVLQDFLGDRVQTVLFVPFAGVRISYAEYAQMVGERFGQMGYQVISLHELEDPIQAVTQAQAIAVGGGNTFHLLHSLYRANVLDAICQRVSDGMPYIGWSAGSNVACPTIKTTNDMPIIEPPSFAALGLVPFQINPHYLDAHPEGHHGETREERITEFLVVNPSATVVGLREGTWLRREGPTLELGGAKPARVFRYGTPPVEHNPGADLNFLIKG; this comes from the coding sequence ATGACATATCAGCGACTCTTGCTGTTAAGCAATTCAAAAACCGAAGGATTCGGCTATTTGGATCACGCTGAAACCGTTTTGCAGGATTTTCTTGGGGATCGAGTCCAAACCGTGCTATTTGTTCCATTTGCTGGAGTTCGGATATCTTATGCCGAATATGCCCAGATGGTCGGCGAGCGATTTGGACAGATGGGATATCAGGTCATTTCATTGCACGAGCTTGAGGATCCGATTCAGGCGGTGACCCAGGCTCAGGCAATTGCTGTGGGTGGTGGAAATACCTTTCACCTGTTGCATTCTTTGTATCGGGCCAATGTCCTGGATGCCATTTGCCAGCGGGTTTCTGATGGAATGCCCTATATTGGCTGGAGTGCCGGGTCAAATGTTGCCTGTCCAACCATCAAAACCACCAATGATATGCCGATTATTGAACCCCCTAGCTTTGCCGCGCTGGGATTGGTGCCATTTCAAATCAATCCGCATTACCTTGATGCCCATCCCGAGGGACATCACGGGGAAACCCGCGAAGAGCGCATCACCGAGTTTCTGGTGGTCAACCCTTCCGCCACGGTCGTTGGGCTTCGTGAAGGCACCTGGCTTCGCCGTGAAGGACCAACCCTTGAACTGGGCGGTGCCAAACCGGCTCGGGTTTTCCGATATGGGACGCCTCCGGTTGAGCACAACCCTGGCGCAGACCTGAATTTTTTGATCAAAGGGTAA
- the recA gene encoding recombinase RecA gives MADEKVEKNRALDAAIAGLEKQFGKGVIMRLGDRKVVEIAAISTTCLSLDAAIGIGGLPRGRIVEIYGPESGGKTTLALHVAAEAQRQGGTVAYIDAEHAMDPAYANRLGVDTANIFISQPDSGEQALEIAEALVRSGAVDLLVIDSVAALVPRAELDGDMGDSLPGLQARLMSQALRKLTAIASKTNTCLIFINQIREKIGVMFGSPETTTGGRALKFYASVRLDIRRTTQIKDGENIIGGRTRVKVAKNKMAPPFKDAEFDIIYGHGISREGDILDLGVEHKLIDKSGSWFSYKGERLGQGRENAKSALAASPEMLNKLDHELRIILGLIPADPAAPPAPEKPVEAAPTTKAGKVKNIEAALGIKSAEPAPGAKATDSAPGAKVTEPAPTPATGKAAEV, from the coding sequence ATGGCAGACGAAAAAGTTGAAAAAAATCGAGCACTAGACGCCGCGATTGCGGGATTGGAAAAACAATTTGGCAAAGGCGTGATTATGCGCCTTGGGGATCGCAAAGTGGTTGAGATCGCCGCGATTTCAACGACCTGTTTAAGCCTGGATGCCGCCATTGGCATTGGCGGACTTCCTCGTGGTCGAATCGTGGAAATTTATGGACCAGAATCGGGCGGAAAAACAACGCTCGCACTCCATGTCGCAGCCGAAGCCCAGCGACAGGGCGGAACCGTGGCCTATATTGATGCCGAGCATGCCATGGATCCAGCTTATGCCAATCGATTGGGGGTTGATACCGCCAACATTTTTATTTCTCAGCCCGATTCGGGTGAACAGGCGCTGGAAATTGCCGAAGCCCTGGTTCGTTCAGGGGCCGTTGATTTACTGGTGATTGACTCGGTGGCGGCACTGGTACCGCGAGCTGAGTTGGACGGTGATATGGGAGATTCCCTGCCTGGATTGCAGGCCCGTTTGATGTCACAGGCATTGCGCAAACTCACGGCGATAGCCTCAAAAACCAATACCTGTCTGATCTTTATCAACCAGATCCGGGAAAAGATCGGCGTGATGTTTGGTTCCCCCGAAACCACCACTGGCGGGCGGGCCCTAAAATTTTATGCCTCCGTCCGGCTTGATATTCGCCGAACCACGCAAATTAAAGATGGTGAAAATATCATTGGTGGTCGGACCAGGGTGAAAGTCGCCAAAAACAAGATGGCGCCGCCGTTTAAAGATGCCGAGTTTGACATTATTTACGGTCACGGGATTTCCCGTGAAGGCGACATTTTGGATCTTGGCGTGGAACACAAACTGATTGACAAGAGCGGCTCCTGGTTTTCCTACAAGGGCGAACGCCTGGGGCAGGGCCGTGAAAATGCCAAATCAGCCCTGGCTGCCAGTCCCGAGATGCTCAACAAGCTTGATCACGAACTGCGAATCATTTTGGGATTGATTCCAGCCGATCCGGCTGCCCCACCGGCACCTGAAAAACCGGTTGAGGCGGCACCAACCACCAAAGCCGGCAAAGTCAAAAACATAGAGGCGGCATTGGGAATTAAATCAGCCGAACCGGCACCTGGTGCCAAAGCGACTGACTCTGCCCCTGGTGCCAAGGTAACTGAACCGGCTCCAACCCCAGCCACCGGTAAAGCCGCGGAAGTCTAA
- a CDS encoding leucyl/phenylalanyl-tRNA--protein transferase — protein MRYIDGIAILRPGDRFPDPNRGPADRPVAIGIELTPALMLKGYACGIFPWSVSPVTWWSPDPRAIFELDGLYISRRFARTIRNHQFQIRFDTAFHQVITECARPRSEQNGVWITDEFVDAYMQLFRAGYAHCVECWQGDELVGGIFGVAVGGFFAGESMFHRVPDASKIALYFLTQRLRECGFKLFDIQVITDHTHRMGAVEISRSEYLSRLREAINHTPRPFLNEE, from the coding sequence ATGCGATACATTGACGGGATTGCTATTTTGCGCCCAGGCGACCGGTTTCCGGATCCAAACCGGGGACCGGCGGATCGTCCGGTTGCAATTGGCATCGAATTGACGCCCGCACTGATGTTAAAAGGGTATGCGTGTGGAATCTTTCCCTGGTCCGTCAGCCCGGTTACCTGGTGGTCACCAGATCCAAGGGCCATTTTTGAGCTGGATGGCCTCTATATTTCCCGCCGATTTGCCCGTACGATCCGCAATCATCAATTTCAAATCCGCTTTGATACTGCGTTTCATCAGGTCATTACTGAATGTGCCAGGCCACGGTCGGAACAAAATGGTGTCTGGATTACTGATGAATTTGTTGATGCGTACATGCAGCTTTTTCGGGCGGGATATGCCCACTGTGTTGAGTGCTGGCAGGGAGATGAACTGGTTGGGGGAATTTTTGGTGTGGCGGTTGGTGGGTTTTTTGCTGGTGAGTCAATGTTTCACCGGGTTCCGGATGCTTCAAAAATCGCACTCTATTTTTTAACGCAACGCCTGCGGGAATGTGGCTTCAAGCTGTTTGATATTCAGGTCATCACCGATCACACCCACCGTATGGGCGCGGTCGAAATATCACGCTCTGAATATCTGTCGCGTCTGCGCGAAGCCATCAATCACACGCCACGACCCTTTTTGAATGAAGAATGA